Proteins from a genomic interval of Oceanispirochaeta crateris:
- a CDS encoding AAA family ATPase, with protein sequence MTHQIQNLPESSTQILEAIQREMSKVIVGQKTVLDRMIIGLICNQHILLEGVPGLAKTLIVSTLAQIIAAESSRIQFTPDLLPADLTGTMIYNPGKGEFYSRKGPVFTNILLADEVNRAPAKVQSALLEAMQERQVTIGDETFPLEDPFMVLATQNPVEQEGTYPLPEAQVDRFMLKVLVNYPDRSEELSILRSRKNISKGAAVQAVCSIEDIKALRQLTDELHMDSRLEEYIIDIVQATRYPGKWNLDFANFIQFGASPRASIFLSQAARAMALLKGRSYVTPGDIKEIAPDVLRHRIILTYEAEAEGRDTDWVIGKILETIPVV encoded by the coding sequence ATGACGCATCAGATTCAAAATCTCCCGGAGTCATCCACTCAGATCCTTGAAGCTATCCAAAGGGAAATGTCCAAGGTCATTGTCGGTCAGAAAACCGTGCTGGACCGCATGATCATCGGACTGATCTGCAATCAGCATATTCTGCTGGAAGGTGTACCAGGACTGGCCAAGACGTTGATTGTGAGTACACTGGCTCAAATTATTGCAGCAGAATCCTCCAGGATTCAGTTTACCCCCGATCTTTTGCCTGCGGATTTAACAGGAACCATGATTTATAATCCGGGGAAAGGGGAGTTTTATTCCAGAAAAGGACCGGTTTTTACCAATATTCTTCTGGCCGATGAGGTGAATAGAGCCCCGGCCAAGGTACAAAGCGCCCTCCTGGAAGCCATGCAGGAGAGGCAAGTGACCATCGGTGATGAGACATTCCCTCTGGAAGATCCTTTTATGGTGCTGGCAACCCAAAATCCTGTGGAACAGGAGGGGACATATCCCTTACCCGAGGCCCAGGTCGATCGGTTCATGCTGAAAGTTCTTGTGAACTATCCCGACAGATCTGAGGAGTTGTCTATTCTAAGAAGCCGGAAAAACATATCCAAGGGAGCGGCGGTCCAAGCAGTCTGTTCCATAGAAGATATCAAGGCTCTCAGACAGCTGACGGATGAACTACATATGGATTCCCGTCTTGAAGAGTATATTATCGATATCGTGCAGGCCACCCGTTATCCTGGAAAATGGAATTTGGATTTTGCTAATTTTATTCAATTTGGTGCCTCTCCCAGGGCTTCTATTTTTCTATCACAGGCGGCAAGGGCCATGGCTCTTCTTAAGGGACGCTCTTATGTTACCCCCGGGGATATCAAGGAGATTGCTCCCGATGTGCTTAGACACAGGATTATTCTGACCTATGAGGCAGAGGCAGAAGGGCGAGATACCGACTGGGTCATTGGAAAGATCTTGGAGACCATTCCCGTCGTATGA
- a CDS encoding DUF58 domain-containing protein: MIDRELAARLERIRVLTRRKITSTFAGDYSSAFKGRGMEFEEVRPYQPGDEIKFIDWNVTARSGEPYIKVFREERELTMMLLLDLSPSGLFSSTQKSKNQLAAELCAMLAYTAVSSHDKVGLCVFTDQVEKVIPPGRGNKHVMHLIQDVMTFKPSGQGTSLSAALEYMNRILKKRSILFLISDFHDRGYETHLARAAEKHDLVCIQLLDPREESAPHKGLFRFKDPETGETILFDGRNRKGRVEWERLYHERQMRLKTLVKEKGADLLTLHAGEDWILPLTRFFLGRGERP, from the coding sequence ATGATAGACCGTGAACTGGCCGCCCGGCTGGAGCGGATTAGAGTTTTAACCAGACGAAAGATAACATCTACATTTGCCGGTGATTACAGCTCAGCCTTCAAAGGGCGGGGCATGGAATTTGAGGAAGTCAGACCCTACCAGCCGGGGGATGAAATCAAATTCATTGACTGGAATGTCACCGCCAGGAGCGGGGAGCCTTACATCAAGGTCTTCCGTGAAGAACGGGAGTTGACAATGATGCTCCTCCTGGACTTATCTCCCTCCGGTCTATTCTCATCCACCCAAAAGAGTAAGAACCAGCTGGCTGCCGAACTCTGTGCCATGCTGGCATACACGGCCGTATCCAGCCATGACAAGGTGGGACTCTGTGTTTTTACAGATCAGGTAGAGAAGGTCATCCCTCCCGGACGGGGCAACAAACATGTGATGCATCTTATTCAGGATGTGATGACTTTTAAACCTTCCGGACAGGGAACCTCCCTTTCTGCCGCCCTGGAGTATATGAATCGTATCCTCAAGAAGAGGAGTATTTTATTCCTGATCTCCGATTTTCACGACAGGGGCTACGAAACCCATCTGGCCCGGGCGGCGGAGAAGCATGACCTCGTGTGCATTCAATTGCTGGACCCTCGGGAGGAATCGGCTCCCCATAAGGGCCTGTTCCGCTTCAAAGATCCGGAAACAGGAGAGACCATCCTCTTTGACGGCAGAAATCGGAAAGGTCGGGTAGAGTGGGAGCGCTTATACCACGAGAGGCAGATGCGACTAAAAACTCTTGTGAAGGAAAAGGGAGCCGATCTGCTCACCCTTCATGCAGGAGAAGACTGGATTCTGCCTCTGACAAGATTTTTTCTGGGAAGGGGAGAACGTCCATAA